Below is a window of Tissierellales bacterium DNA.
TAACGAAACACTTCCAGGATTCATAATTATAATACCATCCTGTTCTTCTAGTTGAGGAAAATGAGTATGGCCGAATAATATTAAATCTACTTCTTCTTCCATACCTTTATATACAAGCCTTGATATATCCATTTTCACATTGTATTTATGTCCATGGGTAATTAGTATTTTTTTATTATTAAGATTTATTATTTTATCTTCGTCAAATCCTGTAGAATAAATGTCACAATTTCCTTTAACTACTATTGTATCTATTCCCATTTCCTCTTCTATTTTTAATGCATCTTCTACGTAATCGCCTAAGTGTATTATTAAATCTGGTCTTTCCAAAGACTTTGCTGTATTAACAAAATCCTTAATTCGACCATGAGTATCACTTACTACAAATA
It encodes the following:
- a CDS encoding metallophosphoesterase, with translation MKIFVVSDTHGRIKDFVNTAKSLERPDLIIHLGDYVEDALKIEEEMGIDTIVVKGNCDIYSTGFDEDKIINLNNKKILITHGHKYNVKMDISRLVYKGMEEEVDLILFGHTHFPQLEEQDGIIIMNPGSVSLPRLFNSKTFGIIELGEKISGKIVKVK